A stretch of the Leopardus geoffroyi isolate Oge1 chromosome B2, O.geoffroyi_Oge1_pat1.0, whole genome shotgun sequence genome encodes the following:
- the LOC123609427 gene encoding vomeronasal type-1 receptor 43-like translates to MHTLRYFRFSVPFSQPERGHSHKTCLSSPSSLVCFPQKVFPVLSMRWKINWIDFIRGTTLLSLIGPGCAGNFFLFASHVYVFVMGPKKKPTDLLLVHLAFSNTMTLCARGIFDITAAFHVSNFLDSASCKTVFYLGRVARGLSMCTPCLLSVVQAITISPRTSSWRKLQPHTAWQVLPSLLLLWILNSLRSSNLLSYITAAQSTNGSGITPSGSHPYCHMLPSGLVVRWLFLTLMALRDIISQSLMGWSSGYVAFRLCKHRQSARHLRSSRFQRNSSPETTATRSALLLMACFLLFYWADFIFSFCIGSFLTNDHTVLNMKLFLTLGYASLSPFVLISRASHRPPRRSARRDVGKPAFYTDSVSS, encoded by the coding sequence ATGCACACACTGCGGTATTTCCgcttctctgtccccttcagtCAACCGGAGAGAGGCCACAGCCATAAAACATGTTTGTCTTCGCCGTCctcacttgtttgttttcctcaaaaGGTTTTTCCTGTACTGTCCATGAGGTGGAAGATAAATTGGATTGACTTCATCCGGGGAACAACCTTGCTTTCTCTTATTGGACCTGGCTGTGCGGGAAACTTCTTTTTGTTTGCGAGCCATGTGTACGTTTTTGTCATGGGTCCTAAGAAAAAGCCCACAGACCTTCTCCTCGTCCACCTGGCTTTTAGCAATACCATGACACTTTGTGCCAGAGGCATTTTCGATATAACAGCAGCTTTTCACGTCAGTAACTTTCTAGATAGTGCCAGTTGCAAAACTGTGTTTTATCTGGGGAGAGTGGCCCGTGGCCTGTCAATGTGCACCCCCTGTCTCCTCAGCGTGGTCCAGGCCATCACCATCAGCCCCAGGACCTCCTCGTGGAGAAAGCTCCAGCCCCACACCGCGTGGCAAgtgctcccctctctcctcctcctctggatCTTGAATTCCCTGAGAAGCTCCAACTTGCTCTCCTACATCACAGCCGCCCAGAGCACGAACGGGTCCGGGATCACACCGTCTGGCTCCCACCCCTATTGCCATATGCTGCCCTCTGGGCTGGTCGTCAGGTGGCTCTTCCTGACTCTCATGGCGCTGCGGGACATCATCTCCCAGAGCCTCATGGGCTGGAGCAGCGGGTACGTGGCTTTCCGTCTGTGCAAGCATCGCCAGAGTGCGCGCCACCTGCGGAGCTCCAGATTCCAGAGAAATTCCAGCCCAGAGACGACAGCTACGCGGAGTGCCCTCCTCCTCATggcctgcttccttctcttttattgggcagacttcattttctccttctgcaTCGGCTCCTTCTTGACCAATGACCACACGGTGTTAAATATGAAACTATTTCTAACGCTCGGTTACGCCAGTCTCAGCCCCTTTGTGCTGATCAGCAGGGCCTCCCACCGGCCTCCCCGCCGGAGTGCCCGCCGAGATGTGGGGAAACCTGCTTTCTATACTGATTCTGTTAGTAGCTAA